From Megalops cyprinoides isolate fMegCyp1 chromosome 18, fMegCyp1.pri, whole genome shotgun sequence, one genomic window encodes:
- the LOC118793049 gene encoding high choriolytic enzyme 1-like, whose amino-acid sequence MIMYLMHAFASTAYFEKWRIEYAMNTFHTRTCIRFVPRQSQSDYISIESKDGCYSYLGRTGGRQVVSLARFGCVYNGIIQHELNHALGFYHEHTRSDRDQYVRINWEYVAPYSVYNFQKQDTNNLNTPYDYSSIMHYGRSAFSTQYGQETITPIPDPNQPIGQRRNLSDLDIQRINRLYGCCEKGIREGWWS is encoded by the exons ATGATTATGTATCTGATGCATGCTTTTGCTTCTACAGCCTACTTTGAAAAGTGGAGGATTGAGTACGCCATGAATACGTTCCACACAAGAACTTGCATTCGCTTTGTCCCCCGGCAGAGTCAGTCAGACTACATCAGCATTGAGAGCAAAGACGG ttgCTATTCGTATCTTGGGAGAACAGGAGGCAGACAGGTAGTTTCTCTGGCCAGATTCGGCTGTGTTTATAACGGCATCATTCAGCATGAGCTGAACCACGCGCTGGGCTTCTATCACGAGCACACAAGGAGCGACCGAGATCAATACGTTCGCATCAACTGGGAATACGTCGCACCAT ACTCGGTCTACAACTTTCAGAAACAAGACACTAATAACCTCAACACTCCATATGACTATTCTTCTATCATGCATTATGGAAG AAGTGCTTTCTCAACCCAGTATGGACAAGAAACTATCACTCCCATACCCGACCCAAATCAGCCAATTGGACAGAGGCGAAATCTGTCAGACCTGGACATTCAGAGGATCAACAGGCTTTATGGCTGCTGTGA AAAGGGAATCCGTGAAGGCTGGTGGAGCTGA